ctaaaataatagataattgacacattttcattaattttaaattatgaagtATCTGTTAATCATCTACtactaaaagtataaaatatttttatgtatgtatcacatttttattaattatggtATACACACTAAATCTAGATAAAAATCTCTCTCAAATcgattaatatatatcaattatttattggtTTGGTGTATAAATGAAGATATATACTAACTctagataaatatatttatattattttagtatttattttcaaaaagtgagtattcttaattttcaattaatcattCATTTTTTGGTACcagttaaattaaatgagtGTCTGccttaataacaataataaattacatcaattattttaacaataataaaattatattattgaaaGTAAACAAAtgaatgattttaaaaatcaattaaaaggatatagtaaaatattaaaattttaaataatgacGTAATTACAATCAACTGattataatataaagataTGTTACGATATCgttattaatcaaaattacatttcatatataaaactcattttaaaCCGTTTTAAAAATAGTTGTTTTATTAAAGGCAATTTGACAATGAAAAAAATAGTTGTCTTATTAAAGGCCATTTGACAAGGAAACCATCACCTTCCACGATGAtggtaataataaaatattactatagtataattttaaaataattataaatttagagtcttgatagaataataaataatcagtCGATATTAccttaaataatttatcagtttatatattattctaCTAATTGTTGTTTTGATCTTGTAATACAATActtattaatagaaatagcATGTAAGAAAAACATACTCAAATTCAAACATTGTTTAAAAGGTGAGGAGAGTACtacatagaaaaagaaaatatatgttaaacattactataataacaataataagtttttcgcgaacacaataataataacacaATTAATCAAATCCATTTTCAAGATAAGAATTAGTAGATACAAATATTAATTGGCGCTAAGAACATCTACATGATATAACTCCCATAAGTAATTAGTATTTAGTGTTGACCATCATTTTGCTATACCAAAATCTGAGACACTCCTAAAATTTTGTTCTCGAACTCGAAAATACAAGGAATCAGATCCCAGACGAGTCATGTTAACATAATCTTGTGGATTATGAGCTGCAAGACCAGGCATTATAAGTCCATACCATCTAATGATTTTAAGAAACCAACCTTCTGCATAATCTGGTCCCTTCATGTATGGCATAATGAAGCTTCTTAATAGCTCCCACACAGCATTTACAAACCTGGGTAACGGTGCAAATGGCGATACATAATTCTTGTATGGTTCTTCTGGAATAATCTGCGTAAATAAGTGCAAATTTTGAACTCTGCTACAGCTTCTCAATGTACTCGGGAAAGAGCAGAGAGtgctatatataaatatatatatatatatgggaaATGAttggtatatatatgtattaccTTGCCTTTGTAGCAGCTGTCATAGTAGATACATGTCCCAAAGTGCTTGAACAAAAATGTTGAATCATCAGTAGGCAATCTTGGAACAACGTCATTGCAATAAACAAACCTCAAATATGTAAACCCGTAGGTTAACAGTTGAAATTTCATAAATCTCTTGAACTCCTCATCTCCAACTCTAGGCTGTCCAAATGTATATACACCTTCCAATCTTTCTAATAAATCTGTCTGCTCGTGCATTGCTAGAACGGCTGGGAAGAGAATCGCAAGTGCCCCGCCCATACTATGGCCAGTTAATATGAACTTTGTTCGATCACTTTGTTGCATAAGTTGTTTCAGTTTCTCCCTTATGGTGTAGTAAGCTATTGGACGGTTTTGATCTTGTTCAAAATCTTTTGGCCACCCTTCGTGCATTAATAAGCCTAATGCTTTCATGAACCCGCCATGAATTTTTCCCATGCCTTGAAGCTCATACCAGGAGACATCACAATCAGTACACCACTCATCTGTGTCGAAGGGTTCGGTGCCTCTAAAGGCCACAACAATTATATCAGGTTCTGCATTTTTATCATGAAGCATTATGGCTCGTGTTGTacattttctttgaaaatctgcaaaatatatatttataataacgTCCTGTTATATTTGAAGGGCTAGAAATAGGGGTAAGAGAGGATGCATCCACTACTTTTGATTTCATAGATTACTAGAGAAATGTAATTACagtataatataaattcatcAAACTGAAATCATACCATTCCAAAAATCGTAGTGTCCAATTAATTCCATCTGCACCAAATtgcaaacaataaaatatcttGAGAAGGATGATAAAAGTAGGAAAGAACTATATTTATAGGTTTCAGGAATTAAAATCTTTACATTCCAGTGATTTCTGACTACATTTTCGACAAAGGCTTGATTCTCATATGATATCTTAGCTGCCATTACAGAGAGCGCACTGTAGTATCTGCAGTTATCAGGTTTGATATTCTTGTCCAAGTGGATACGCTTGTCCATATGTCCAAGAATCGACAAGAATGTTCCTGATTCTTTCACAGGTAAAACCACCTTACCTGTACATGattcattcatttttcatGTCACGCCTTTTATTACATCCTTGTAAGTTAATTTAGTGAATATGTGGAGAAGAGTAGATGGAGCAGTACCTCGGAGAGCATTGTACAAGAGCATAAAAATGTCATGATTACAAGATATAAGGTTGAGCCACAGTTCGAACTTCGATCCAAACCATGACACTGGCTTGGCAGCCAACTGCAAGATCTTTTGTGCCAGGAGGGATAGAAATATACGCCATCTTCTATTAAgattttcttcctttccatTTGGATAATCCACGAATGCTTTCTTCTCGATTTCATCGCTCCATAAGACCCGAAAAATGTCGAAAAATCTCACATCTTCTGGTCTCAGTATCATATAATTCTCAGAGAAGTTGTAAGAATTCATAGCTAATTATTATGCAcatacaaagaaaataaatggtttttcttttgttttccttatACAGTGAAAAAATGGCAAGGACCAGTGCCATTTGCCAATAGCTTGGACGTGTAGATTTGGAAATTCCCATTAATTCTGATGggttccttttcttttggggGTCAAAAATAGAATAAGATGCCAAGTGTGACACTGAGGGAAAGCTAGCAATTGGCCTCCAAGCTATACTTTGCATGGAAGTGCaggaatataaataatttaaagccGTGGATTTATTCTTAAATCTATCCTTATCCAACTCATATATGTAACTTCTTCACTCTGCTACAGATGCAATTTAGGTAACGTGCTTTCGCTCTTATTAGCAGATGAGCAGTTGGTTGAGCATACAAACTTGATTACGTCCGTAAGAGAATGCATTTTTTGCTGACTTGAAATCCATCACGGAATCATGTAATTCGGATATGAACACTTCTTGCCTTTGAAACGATTAGAGTATGAATGAATGAAAACCATACGTGGGTGTTTGGGGTTTTTCTTACTTTAATGCagtcaagaaaaagaattacacAATTTAGGATGGAAAATTGTGAAATTATTAATCTAAGGTggtttgaagaaaataataccaatTTAAGACAGTGATCAAATtccgaaaaaaaaaattaaaaagctggtcctattttcttataaaattggTGGACAAACCTGTTCCTCAGTCCTATAGGCGGACATGAccaactttttatttttattttttcagggTGTGTGCAAGTGTGTAGTTGTGcatgcatttttctttttttaaatttcatatctGTGCACTATTTGAATTGATAGacgtattttctttttctaaattccATCGCTATTCACCAATTCAAATACCGGATAggttttattctctttttttctatcCATCTATTGGAGCGGTGGACTGCAATCCAACTACTGGACATTGTCCATTTTTTCAAAAACCATCACAAATTGAAAATTACTTCTCAaactattctaaaaatatatattttttaattttacccTAAATTGAGAATTCTTTTCTAAAtaccttaattaaataaaataaaataaaaccctaGATGTTTAACATAGGTTTGAGAGAGCAGCTGAAAACTATTCAGTCCTCAAAGGATGAGCATTGTTCGGACTCCCATTTAAGCAATGCTAAAATGAGCAGATTTAACCATTtaatttgttgaatttttcttttcttgaattaTGGACGAGGGGAAGGAAACTATGCATAGGCTAAGCACATCTTAACACTTCTAAGTTGTTTATATAGTTCTTACTTTTTAGCAATATGGGGTTTCTAATATTCCCTCTTAAGTGTATCTAGAACTTAATTTTGACGTGCATTTGtcatttgaaattaaaattcttttgttgaagtttgaaattaaattaaaatgcaGTAGCAACACTGGCGTACTAAGGCTGAACatccaaacaaaaaattataaaattataaaatcggACTAGATTCACTCATACTATATTAGGAGAAAATGTTCTGTGTattaagaaaaactataaagTTCATAATGAGAAGATAAGCTACCaatcttaattatatacaaaaatagaatACTTTAACTTACTAACAATTATCTTAACCATCTATATAACAGCTCTGTAACTAACTATATAACTCAATATAGAAAGACTAAACTACCCTTGACTTATACTCTCCTTACAACTACAACAAATAAATAAGcagcaaaatataatttaagtgtaacaataaataattgataaatatgtttcactcattaatttttttagtatatatatatatataattaatttaaaacgtATCGAGTAGAGCCTTTACAGATGGTAAAACACTCCCTTAAAAATTTTAACGCAActgtatatttaaaatttgaactcaagactttaattaaattagaaaaaatcaTTACTATCTCGCATGTGCAAACTTAGATTATATAGCACACAATTAATCAACCTGTCATACTGTTTTTTTACTTCTACTCTGAAAAACGAAAGACTCGGGTCGCACCTAAAATTCACTCAAGTGCAGCATGTTTCATGATTGTTGAGGAGGAAAAAATACATCTGGTGAACCAAGGCGAGTCGCATTAACATAATCCTGAGGGCAATGGGCAGGCACGCCAGGAATCACCAATCCAATTATCCTAAACATTCTCATGAACCAACATTCTCTATAATCAGGACCTTTGCTGTGAATAATAGTGAAGCTTCTTACTAGCTCCATAAATGCATTTATCATCATGGTTATTGCCCCGAATGGTGAGAAGTAATTCTTGTTTGGTTCTTCTGGAACAACCTACATTTTCAATTCACaggaataattaataattacacaacaaacaaataaagaaatataattgattCATTAGTCATTTTTATCATCAAGCAGATTtcttgaattaatattttatattttatacgtATTTATGTCATTATTCTCATATGATTTGActtaagtttatatatatatgtttttatataaGAGCTAGCtgtatttaaaaattgaatctaACTTTACACCTAATTGGTTGGATCCATTTGAACTGCaggatttatattttaatttaaggtTACAcctaaaattactaaatttagTGATAactgtaattaattatttgaagtATGAAACGagttgtaaataaaaaaatatattgtcTTTTTCTAATTGACTAAATAACAAGCTGATGCAAGGAGCCAAGCCTATCAAACTATCCCAAATTATGATACtgattcattaaataattgtCAACTATCAAATGTGTtgtatgatatatttatctagTCCAAATTGCAACTTGGGAATTTGTCCTCTGCCGGTGACATAATTAAggatataaaaagaaaaaagtaatattattagatgttctaatttgaaaatttCAGGAATTGTtggattttaaattcttaaatatatgtttgctttaacacaataaaataatgcaaGACAAATTATCATCTTTGCTAagacattaaattaaatataaacaagTTATTagactaatataatttaaaggTCAAATATCCACCTTGTAATATAGACCATTAAGAATTGGAAAGAGTAAGGCCTATGCAAACCAAGTTTATCCTGGACTAagtaattattcaaattaaaatatatgatattcACTTTGtctacttaattaaaaaaatagatattattgAGCTCctagcaaataaaaaaaaaaaaaataaaagacagatagatataatttaaggTGCATGtttattttgaaagagaaGAGATGCATACCTTGGCTTTGTAGTGCCTGTTATAGTAAATGCAAGTCCCAAAATGCTTGAACATGAGTGCAGAATCATCATAAGGCAACCTAGGAACCATGTCATTACTGTAAACAAATCTATAATAAAGTATACCATTCTCTTTTAACTTATAATTCTCCATGTATTTTCCAAAACTTTCATCACCAACCCTAGGCTGCCCAAATGTATACACTCCTTCCAGTCTTTCCAACAACATCTTCTCTTCATGAAATGCCAAGACTGCTGGAAACAGAATCGCCAGTGCCCCACCTAAACTATGGCCAGTCAATATATACTTTGCTTTATCATTTTGGGACATTAATTCTCTCAACCTTTCTCTAATTCCATAGTAGGCCAAGGGTGCCTTTCTactatcatttttattaatttcttccTTAGGCCAACCGATGTTTTTCTGTAACCCTAGAGCTTTCATAAAACCTCCATGTATCTTTCCTATTCCTTCAAGTTCATACCAAGAGATGTCGAAATCGGAACACCAAGCATCTGCGTCGAATGGTTCAGTTCCTCTAAAGGCTACAACTATGGTGTCATGTTCATCGGTTTTGTCACGAAATAGGAAGGCTTGAGTAGTCGCTTTATCTTGATAATCTGCTCCAAGTAGCATtcgttttcaattaattaattagttgacTATCTGATTTTATACTATAATTAGGCACGTTAAAATATACACAACATGGAGAATATAGAATTTGAATTTGTCAGATTGCTTCTTAACGTACCATTCCAGTAGTCATAAAATCCCAAGAACTCCATCTGCATATATAAGAGTTACAAAGgtttaatatgtttaattaGTAAACGCTGATAATTAAGACAATAGTTGAGCGGTTTTTAaaggtaaaataaatttaatataccataatcatcatcatatgctacctaataattataagataAAGAAGAGAATTGGTCCTTCTACTATACCTTCCAATGGTCATTGACTATGGTTTCAAGGTAGGCCTTATTCTCATAGGAAGCTTTAGATGCCATCATAGAAAGTGCAGCATGGTATCTTTTATCTCCTCGTTTAATGTTGGTGTCCAACTCAAGTCGCTTGTCAAAATTTCCAATGAAAGAAGTGAAATTTGCTGATGTTCTATCAGGAATTACTACCTTCCCTAAACACCACAGTAACCCATCACCATTTAGTGGAAATCAACTagaaaatcaatatatatatatagagagagagggcATTAATTCTCTTTCACAGTATTTTCTACTACTGTAGATGGAAATAaaccattctttttctttagagCTAGCTAGCCAAAATGGACCATGATTGCTTGAGGATCTTCTTTGGAGATATGGATATGGTGTTAGGAATCATTAAGGGTCCAGGTTGAGCTGTATTAATTTGTAGGACAAGGGTAATTGAGCTTGGGAGGGAGCAGGTTGGCCCCTTAAATAAGGCATGACAATTTAGGTCCTACTATTTCCACTCTCTTTTTTCACTCACCAAGAGGCTCCACAAATTTTCTACTCctttatcctttttcttttattgcatTCTTTATGGTTATAGAGAATATTAGAGATTGACAATTTCTTTcacttcaattttttttaaacacaataaaacaaataaataattggcCTCAGACGAaaccataatatataattaattgtaCACTAACACCTAAATTAACAATTACAACTGTATGAATTACCCATAAATAATTACTCTACACTATAATCAACATAAACCTGTAAATAGAAAGAGTGGTTAGAGGTGTATAAACCAAGAAAATCAATCTGTCAAcattaagatttttttcttGGGAAAATGTTAAAACTAGCTGTATTTAACAAATTGGAAtgattgtttttctttgttgaAATATGATCTGATGAATGTCAGAGACATTCCAGCTGCATTAATATGAATAATCTTACCAAAAAGATACActcttaaatattataaatgataaatattccatAAAGTAGTTGAAAGCCTCTGATCAGATGTTGGAAGCCTGTTGAAACACATGTGTGCTTCATAATCTGTTTCTAGGCATTTGCCTCCTTTCCAATGGGAAAAAACAAATGTATGGTCTAGAAAATGAAGAGATTATATCCCTATTATACCTTAGCTTAACTCATATACACAAAGCATATATActatcttaataataataaaaacacgtagcagttttttctttcttctttttgtccTTAATTACCGATTTTATGattcaaattattaaattaaaggaaatttttttaaatagactCTATGAATcgtattatttattaaatatatatttaataaaataaataacactTTGAgataatttctaaaacttggctatatatatctaattaaaaaaatacttaaaaattattacttaagTAATGTGACAAGTCtctataaataatttgataGTACAAGTTTACCTAATAGTgcatttaaagataaaaaattattacctAGTCTAGGTATATGTCCCCACCAATACACTAGaattatagataattaatatatatttattaaatttaaaaaattaaaatccaatttcaaaatataatacacttatttatatatatatatatatatatatataaaagaattgtcCAAGAGGATTACTATTTATCACCACATACTAATTTCAGAAAAatctaacttttaattaaaaaaagagttattattaagaaaataaggaaaCGAAGAAAAGGACTGACCTCTCAAGAAATTGAACGAGAGCTTGAAGAAGTTTCCGTTAATAGACAACAGGTTAAGCCACATCTCAGACAGCGAACCAACAAATGCCAATGGTTTTGAGAAGACCTGCAACATCTTTTGAACTACTATGGAAATAAAGATGATCCATCGTCGCTCGAAACTCTCCTCTGTCGCCTTAGCACTGTCGACGAACCTTCTCTTTCTAAGATCAGTAGAAAATAAGATGTGAATGAGATCAAACAAGTTTACTTCTTCTGGCTTCAGGATCATATGGCTACTTGAAAACCCTTTGTCACAATCCATTGTTACACTccaacttaattaaaaaatggctaaaaaGGGAGGAGACGGAGAGCTTTTGCTTTTCTTGTTAGAGTACTGCTTCAGCTCAACTCTTAGAATGTTCTTATATACAAGGAGAAAAAGATGGATGATGTAACTAATTACCTGATTACTATAAGTCTAGGTAGgttaatttctcttttaaaatttacctctATAACATGATGATGACTTGAAATaggatatattaattaataggtTCCCATTAACTAATAACTTTTGACGTCAATTCTCAACAAAAAAGACTTTTAAGGCCTGTGAGGTATAATTTTAGCATGTgaaatctttttcttaaataagaaataataattaaaaaatgtgTACTTTTTGCTTAAAGAAATAGTATTAGTGATAATAAAGAACTTCACTTTCACATGCAtattacaattaatttaataataattacttaattgACTTGACTTGACTTGGCAGGATTGTGCAAAACACTTGGATGGATAGATCAAGGATGCTTCATAATAATGGTAAGGAAGCCACCTACTACATACCAAGATATATTACAATTTTCTACCAAGTCATCAggagaagaataaagaagtaTGTATAATAAGAACAACCAATTAAGATGGAGAATTTAAGGACAGATGGGTGATGggtttttagtataataatttcttgagTGCAAGCATAAGATAGATTATAggtcttttttaatatagtcTTTTTCACTTTTTGGTGATGTTCCACTCATTTCTCAGCCTACCCCAAAACCtacttttcaattttgtttctcatctttttctcttttgtcaACGATAAACCTGTGATTGACTATTATTAATTACTCTACATGAAGTATGTAAATGGCTAGTCCAAATTGGAGACTAAAAGTTGTGTTGTTTtttgcaaaaaaagaaaaagaagaagaagaagaagaagttgtgtctctttattgcttatccgTTCGAAAAGTTAAAGAGGAGGGGGGGCCCTAATTCTCATGCTACCTTAGTGAATTCAGTGTCTATGGGTTTTATGGAGCCCTTCAGGATAGACAATGTTTAcatttgaaaattgaaaaacgTTTTTGTTGTGATTAGCATTTTCCCTTTTTGGtacaacataagaaaataattaatattgtcTTTTGGTTAGATTATCTGTTTCTTTCTGATccgtttttttctttttaattattgctGTCGGTAATGTGAATTATTGTGCCCTTGAATCAAATAATATGGAGAAGAtaacaagaaataaaagaaccaaaagaaagaagaaaagaaaaaggaggaaAGGGTCTTATTATACTTATATACTTATGAAAGGACTGAAGTTAAAACTGCATTTAACTGTTGGGGGGGTTTCAGTATTTTAGCCAAGGACATAATTATTGTGATTGATTCAAGTTGAAGCTTTAGTCTCAGCAATTGATTGCTTGACAAATAGAGAGAGACTCCTTTTTGGGGATGTTAATGTTTGTTTTGTTCATAATTCAAAAAATCTGTCAGCTAGATGGCTTGTTTCTAGACTAGCTAAGAGGAGTCTCCCCTTTGCTTGGCTGACTAATCCTCCCCCTGAGTTTGTGGACGTTCTTGTACATGATGTTCCTCCTTTTTAATCAATCGTTTTATTggaccaaaaaaaaaaaatttgattaagcATGAATGCATTTGCAGCCAAAATGCAGTCACAAATCTTTGTACCAGACTACCAGCTTGTCCATAATGTTTCTCCAAGAATTAAATAAggttaataaaaaacaaaaagctaAATCTGTATTAAATAGTACAGCTCATATACAAATAATTTCTAGTTATGACTGTAGTTTCCCAGGTAACATACACTTTCCCTCTGAACAAACAACTATCATACGAACTATGCTCGTTTCCCTACCCATAATGGGTCATGCACGCCCATGGGCTAGGCGATGGCACCCTTATCGGCCTGTCATAATCCTAATGGAGCACGCTGGTAGACGGCTAATGGGCATGTTGTATACATGCCAATGGGACTGCCCTTCTCATATTGCAGCAACTAGTGCTAATtctgtttatatataatataacatgGTCGGCTTCTGAGAGCACCCGAATGATATTTTTGGTCATTGTAGAAGCAGAAGTTCAGAACTGTTTAATTTTTCCTTCATTTTCATGAAAAACGTTGATTCAGAACATCAATCAGGTGAACTCTGGTTTGCAGGTATAAAACTCAGCATCTTGTGCAGCTTTACCTACTTATAATGTAATTCTCTCTTACCCTCTATAAACATAATAAGGTATTAGAAATAAACTCCCATGCATAGGATGCATGATCCACCTTCCTGATCCAAAGTCACCTAACTCCCAACTGCTAAGGAACGCCAAAGTTATATATGTGATCTGCAAAATTGGATGCAATTGCACTTCGACTCTCAGATTTAGCTAAGAGCATAACATGAATCAAAGTAAAGGAAAAGTATGTGTCACAGGTGCCTCCGGTTTTCTAGCTTCTTGGCTTATTAAGCGACTTCTTTTGTCAGGATATGATGTCATTGGAACTGTAAGAGATCCAGGTTTGTCTTTCTTGCTTTTGCAAAAACAATATCTCATCGCATTAAGTAAAGAGTGCAAAGTTGACATCTGCCTGGACTCTAATGTGGGTAGGAAATGAGAAGAAATTGGCACACTTGTGGAAGCTAGAAGGAGCAAAAGAGAGGCTCCAATTAGTGAAGGCTGATTTAATGGAAATGGGCAGTTTTGATGATGCAATCTTTGGCTGCCATGGCGTTTTCCACACTGCCTCCCCTGTAATCAAACCCACAACTGATCCAAAGGCATGTTGCGACCTAGTTtaccaaaatatattaattagtcaCCCACACTTCATCACCACCTAAATTAATTCCGTTGAATATCTTGTGCAGGCAGAAATCTTGAAACCAGCTGTTGAGGGAACGTTGAATGTGTTGAGTTCTTGTAAGAAGAATCCTTTTATGAAGCGAATGGTTCTCACCTCATCCTCATCGACTATAAGAGCAAGAGAAGATATCGACCCCAAAGTACCTCTTGATGAGTCCTCTTGGAGCTCTGTGGAACTCTGCGAGAGACTCCAGGTAACGTTTTccttcttcatcttttttttcatttttggtgccttgaaatttcataaaaaggGGAATAACCAGAAGTTGAATTCCTGACCTCTTGCACTCGGTACCAGATATGAGGTAACTTAATTCCATaggtataaaatttatgtagaAATTGTAGAAATTCCTCTTGAGTCTTAATGGGTTTCAGTTGTAATTGGAAGCAATGAAATGATCCTTTCATAACTTAATTACATATCATTCATGTGTCTCCCTTATCTGTCAATGAACGCGAAGATATGGTATGTTTTATCGAAAACGCTAGCTGAGAAAGCTGCATGGGAATTCTGCAATGATAACGGGATTGATTTGGTAACTGTTCTTCCCTCATTCGTGATCGGACCAAGTTTGCCACCTGATTTATGTTCTACTGTATCTGATGTCCTTGGCTTGCTTAAAGGTACTTAATTttcttccttaattacttggACTAATCAGTAAGTATTGCGTAGAAAAGAATTAGCACACTTGCTGAGTATCATGAAATTAAATCTATTTGCTTCTTCTCTTTAAAAAACAGGCGAAACAGACAAATTTCAGTGGCATGGAAGAATGGGGTATGTGCACATAGATGATGTAGCCCTTTGCCATATTCTTGTTTATGAGCAGGAAAATGCTCGTGGACGATATATCTGTAGCTCAACTATACTAGACAATAATGAATTAGTCTCATTTTTATCAGCCCGT
The sequence above is drawn from the Ricinus communis isolate WT05 ecotype wild-type chromosome 7, ASM1957865v1, whole genome shotgun sequence genome and encodes:
- the LOC8262907 gene encoding uncharacterized LOC8262907; translation: MNSYNFSENYMILRPEDVRFFDIFRVLWSDEIEKKAFVDYPNGKEENLNRRWRIFLSLLAQKILQLAAKPVSWFGSKFELWLNLISCNHDIFMLLYNALRGKVVLPVKESGTFLSILGHMDKRIHLDKNIKPDNCRYYSALSVMAAKISYENQAFVENVVRNHWNMELIGHYDFWNDFQRKCTTRAIMLHDKNAEPDIIVVAFRGTEPFDTDEWCTDCDVSWYELQGMGKIHGGFMKALGLLMHEGWPKDFEQDQNRPIAYYTIREKLKQLMQQSDRTKFILTGHSMGGALAILFPAVLAMHEQTDLLERLEGVYTFGQPRVGDEEFKRFMKFQLLTYGFTYLRFVYCNDVVPRLPTDDSTFLFKHFGTCIYYDSCYKGKIIPEEPYKNYVSPFAPLPRFVNAVWELLRSFIMPYMKGPDYAEGWFLKIIRWYGLIMPGLAAHNPQDYVNMTRLGSDSLYFRVREQNFRSVSDFGIAK
- the LOC8262908 gene encoding uncharacterized LOC8262908, coding for MDCDKGFSSSHMILKPEEVNLFDLIHILFSTDLRKRRFVDSAKATEESFERRWIIFISIVVQKMLQVFSKPLAFVGSLSEMWLNLLSINGNFFKLSFNFLRGKVVIPDRTSANFTSFIGNFDKRLELDTNIKRGDKRYHAALSMMASKASYENKAYLETIVNDHWKMEFLGFYDYWNDYQDKATTQAFLFRDKTDEHDTIVVAFRGTEPFDADAWCSDFDISWYELEGIGKIHGGFMKALGLQKNIGWPKEEINKNDSRKAPLAYYGIRERLRELMSQNDKAKYILTGHSLGGALAILFPAVLAFHEEKMLLERLEGVYTFGQPRVGDESFGKYMENYKLKENGILYYRFVYSNDMVPRLPYDDSALMFKHFGTCIYYNRHYKAKVVPEEPNKNYFSPFGAITMMINAFMELVRSFTIIHSKGPDYRECWFMRMFRIIGLVIPGVPAHCPQDYVNATRLGSPDVFFPPQQS
- the LOC8270740 gene encoding tetraketide alpha-pyrone reductase 1, whose product is MNQSKGKVCVTGASGFLASWLIKRLLLSGYDVIGTVRDPGNEKKLAHLWKLEGAKERLQLVKADLMEMGSFDDAIFGCHGVFHTASPVIKPTTDPKAEILKPAVEGTLNVLSSCKKNPFMKRMVLTSSSSTIRAREDIDPKVPLDESSWSSVELCERLQIWYVLSKTLAEKAAWEFCNDNGIDLVTVLPSFVIGPSLPPDLCSTVSDVLGLLKGETDKFQWHGRMGYVHIDDVALCHILVYEQENARGRYICSSTILDNNELVSFLSARYPSLSIPKRFEQLDRPYYEFNTSKLKSLGFKFKSIHQMFDDCIASLIEQGHLSSSNQII